TCCCACTGGTACCCCGTGGTGGGCGTCTCCTCGAGGCTGATGACCACCTCCTCGTCGACGCCGACGTCGCACCTTCCAGGAGCTTGTACCTGCACGCTCATGACCGGCTCCCTTCCCCCGACCATGGTGCGCCTGCCGGCGCCTTGAGATCCAGGGCCAACGGCTGCTGTTCGCAAGAACCCGCCGTCGTCCGGCCTGGCGGCACGGGCCGGGGTGTCGCAGCCGAACCTCGGCCGGTGGCTGCGCGATGACGGGTACGGTGCCGGCCATGGATCGCACCACGACCTCCGCGCGCCCAGCCACCTGCCAGCCCGCCATGGCCGGTCTCGCACCCTGCGACAACTGCGGTGCGCCCATGCGCTGGGAGACGTCGCACCAGCGCTGCGACACCTGCGGGCACATCGTGCCGTGCTGCGAGGGCGCCCCGCTCGGCTGACCACGCGCCGCCCTCAGCTCAGCGCGGCGCGGGGAACGTGTAGAGGTTCTCGGAGTACACCGCGTCCTCCCACCACGGATCAGGCAGCTCGTCGTCGTAGGCGCTGACCGCCGGGCGGGTCGGGTCGCCGTACCGCTCACGCAGGCGCTCTCGACGGACGTCGCGCAGCACCGCCAGCGTCTCGAGCCGCACGCACTGCGCTGCCGGCGCCCCGGCGTCAGAGTGCCGGCGCAGCCACGTGACGAGCCTGCCGTACAGCGAGGGCATGGTGTCGTACTGGTCGCTGGGCAGCTGATCCGCGGCCGCCCTCCCCAACTGGTCAGCCACGCGCAGCAGCAGGCGCACACCGGGTCCGCAGTCGCTCTCACCGTCGACCGGCGACCGCAGTGGCGCCAGGGTCCGCTCGTAACGCTGACGGGTCGTGGGGGTCCGCTCCCCCGAGGCGGCGTCGAGGAAGGCATCGAGCAAGTGGTCGGTCTCGTCGTCCATGATCACCATGGTGACGAGTTCTGGGTGGCTGTCGCTGCCGTCGTCCACAGGCTCTCGTCTCAGCCCCCGGAATGTCCGGGGTGGCGCGGTCAAGGGCTGAACCTCAGCCGCCGACAACACGACGGTGAGCCCGAACGAGTCCCCCCGAGCCCAGCGCAGCTCCGGCCCCACCCGCCCGGTGCCCGCGCGGTCGTCACGTGCCGTCGCCCTGGCGCGCCGGTCGGTCCGGCGCGCCCACGGCTGGTTCGAGCGTCAGCCACGCGGCCGGCGTTGGGCCACGGTCGTGCTGCTCGCGGCCGTCCTCGCGGGAGCCGCGCTCATCGGCTGGGGGTCGTCGTCGGGCCCTGACGCGACGACGGTGCCGCTGTCGCAGGCAGTGAGCGAGATCAAGTCCGGCGACATCGCCGCCGCCAAGGTCGACGACACCACCGCACGCGTCGTGCTCACCCGCACGCAGGACGCGGGCGGCAGCCGGATCCAGGCGCGCTTCCCCCTCGGCTACTCCGACACCCTCACCGACGACCTGATCGCGGCGGGCGTCCGCACGCAGGCGGCGTCGCTCGAGACCAGCGTGTGGGAGAGCCCGCTGCTGCTGACCCTCGTGCCGGTGGCGCTGATCATCGGGTTCCTCCTCTACGTCGCGAAGTCCGGCGGCCTCACCGGCGGTATCGGCAAGTTCAGTGGTCGCCGCGGTCGCGAGATCAGCGAGGTGCCGAGCACCCGCTTCGAGGACGTCGCCGGGGCCGAGGAGGCGCTCACCGAGATGCAGGAGCTCGTGGAGTTCCTAAGGGACGGCGAGCGATTCACGCGCGTCGGCGCCAAGCCGCCCCGCGGCGCTCTGCTCGTGGGACCGCCCGGCACCGGCAAGACGCTGCTGGCTCGCGCCGTGGCCGGTGAGGCCGGAGTCCCGTTCTTCGCCCTGGCTGGCTCGGACTTCGTCGAGACCTTCGCCGGGGTGGGCGCCAAGCGGGTGCGCGACCTGTTCGACGCCGCCCGCGCGGCCGGCTCGGCCATCGTGTTCATCGACGAGATCGACGCCATCGGGCGAGCTCGCGGCAGCGGGTCGGTCAGCGGCGCCGACAGCGAGCGGGAGAACACCCTCATCGCCATGCTCGACCAGATGGACGGCTTCGACACCGCCCACCGCATCATCGTGCTGGCCGCCACCAACCGCGCCGACGTCCTCGACCCCGCGCTGACGCGCCCGGGACGGCTCGACCGGCAGATTCAGGTGCCCGCGCCTGATCGCCTGGGCCGCACCGCGATCCTGCGCGTGCACACCCGTGGGCGTCCGGTGAGCGACGACGTCGACCTGGTCACGATCGCGCGCCGGACGCCGGGCATGAGCGGTGCCGAGCTCGCGCAGGTCGTCAACGAGGCGTGCATGGAGGCGGCGCGCCGGTCCACGGACCTGGTCGACGCCGACTGCTTCGACTCCGCGATCGCGACGGTCGCCCTGGGCCGCGCCCGGACGTCCGCGCTGGTCACGGACTTCGACCGCGAGGTCACGGCGTGGCACGAGGCCGGTCACACACTGGCCGCGCTGCTGCTGCCTGACGCCGACGACCCGGTGCAGGTGTCGATCATCCCGCGCGGCCCGGCGGGCGGCGTCACCTGGATGAGCGGCAACGACGACATCTTCCTCACGCGCGCCCGCGCGCTGGCCGATCTTCGGGTCTCGCTGGCCGGCCGGGCCGCCGAGGAGATCCTGCTCGACGGCGAGTACACCCAGGGCGCGCACGGCGACCTCGACGCCGCCACCCGCCGGGCCATGGCCATGGTGACGAAGTACGGCATGTCCCGGCTCGGCTACGTCCTGGTGGACGACGAGACCGTGCGCATGGGCGGCCCTGTGGCGCTGCAGGTCCGTGAGGTCGCCGAAGAGCTGCTGTCAGAGGCCCACACCGACGCCTACGCCTTGCTGAGCGAGCACCACGAGCTGCTGCGGCGGGTCGCCGTCGAGCTGCTCGACAAGGAGAACCTCAGCCTGCGTGAGCTGAGGACGATCGTGGACGACGCTGCAGCAACAGCTTTCATCCCGCGTCAGGCCGACCCCGGCTCACCGGTCCGAACGTGAGTAACCAGACCGCCGGCGCGTTCATGGCGTCAGCGGTCCTGAGCGGGCCGAGGAGCGACTTTGCTCGGGGCGACTCCTCGGCTCCGCTCGACGGGGTGCTTGGCAGCCGAGGCGGCGATCTTCGACAGCGCAGCGGCATGCAGATCGACATCACACTGGTCGGCGAGACCCACGAGGTACACGAGCACGTCGGCCAGCTCCTCGGCGACTCGCGCGCGCAGCGGCTCTTCCTTGACAGCATCCGCAGCGGTGTCCGCGGGTAGCCACTGGAAGAGCTCAGCCAGCTCGCCGACCTCACCCACCAGCGCGAGCAACACCGACTTGGGGTCCTGAAACCGCTGCCACTCTCGCTCCGCGATGAACGCGCGGGCGGCATTCCTGATCTCGACCAGATCTGACACGGTCGCGAGTATGCCGTCCACGTCCGCCGTCGCCACGGAGGGCCCCGCTAGAGTCGGCATCGTCATCGCGGAACGACGGGCTTCCGACACAGGACACGCCCCCACCCGCACGAGTCACTTCGTGCTGCCTGGGGACAAGACCTGTGACGCTGTACCGGCAATCGGTCCGCGGATTCTCTGCCGTCGAGCATCGGCTCGCTGACCTGCTGGCGGAGCAGATGACCATTCGCGGCGGTCGGCGCCCTTCTCCGGGCGAGTACCGATCGTGGGAGCGCAGCCTGCCTGCACTTCGGGCGGACCTGCTCGCGGCCGGCCTGGAGGACGTCGAGATGCTGGTCGAGTACCAGCTACCGCTCAGCAGCAAGCGCGCCGACGTCGTGTTGGCTGGGCGGCATCCGGTGTCCGGTGGTCCGTCGTACGTGATCGTGGAGCTCAAGCAGTGGAGCACCGCTCACGCCTTCGAGGACAGCGACTCGCTGGTGCAGGTCGAGCAGTACGGCCACCGAGCAGTGACGCATCCTGCGATCCAGGTGCGCGCGTACTGCGACTACCTCCTGGACTTCACGGCGTCGCTGGAAGGCCAACAAGACCGTGTTGCGGGCGCGGCCTACCTGCACAACGCAACGGACCACGGCGTCGCGGATTTGTTCCGCCGACCCGACGACGCGCTGGGAAGACTGTTCACTGGGCAGCGACGCAGCGAGTTCCAGGAGTTCTTGGCTTCGCGATTCACACCTGGGGTGAGCGGCGCACCCTACGCTGACGAGCTGCTCGCCAGCCGCATCGCGCCATCCAGGCAGCTGCTCTCGGTCGCTGCGGACGAGGTCCAGCGGCGTGAGATGTTCGTCCTTCTGGACGAGCAGCGCGACGCCTACAACTTCGTCCTGCACGCGGTCGAGCGAGCGCAACGCTCCAACACCAAGACGGCCGTGGTCGTCTCCGGCGGCCCCGGGAGCGGGAAGAGCGTCATCGCGCTCTCGCTCCTCGGGGAGCTGTCACGTCAGGGTCGTGCCGTCGTGCACGCGACGGGATCGCGGTCGTTCACCCACACGCTGCGCAAGGTGGCAGGACGGCGCGCTCCCGCCGTGCAGAAGCTCTTTCAGTACTTCAACTCCTTCATCACGGCCCAGCCCAACGATCTCGACGCGCTGATCCTGGACGAGGCGCACCGCATCCGGGAGACGTCGGTCTCGCGGTGGACGCGAGCCGAGCACCGCACCGGCCGGCCCCAGATCGACGAGTTGCTTGATGCGGCACACGTACCCGTGTTCCTGCTGGACGAGTTCCAGGTGGTGCGGCCCGGCGAGCAGGGAACGGTCGAGGAGATCGAACGCCACGCGGCCAGCAAGGGCATCAGCGTGGAGAAGATCTATCTGGACTCGCAGTTCCGCTGCGGCGGCTCGGCTGCCTTCATCGACTGGACCAAGCGGCTGCTTGAGCTCGAACCGGGTGGGCCCCTTGTCTGGGCGGGCGACGGCCGCTTCGACGTCCAGGTGGTCGACTCACCCCAGGAGATGGAGGCACTGCTCGCGGCACGGAACGACGACGGCTACGGTGCGCGGATCGCAGCGGGTTACTGCTGGCCGTGGAGCGACCCCACCCGCGATGGTCAGCTGGTGAAGGACGTCCGGATCGGCGACTGGTCACGTCCATGGAACCTCAAGGGAGACCGTTCGGTCGGCGGGGCCCCCGCGGCGGCTCTCTGGGCCACGGATCCCGCAGGGTTCGGGCAGGTGGGATGCATCTACACCGCCCAAGGATTTGAGTACGACTACGCCGGAGTGATCATCGGGCCGGACCTGGTCTGGCGCGGGGACCACTGGGTGTCCGTCCGCTCTGCCAACCGGGACCCGGACTTCAGGAACCGCACTCGGGTCAGCGACGCCGACTTCGACAGGCTCGTGCGAAACGTCTACAAGGTCCTGCTGACGCGCGGGATGCGCGGGTTGGTCATCCACTCACCTGACGCCGAGACGAACCGCTTCCTCGAGTCGCTGATGGTCGACCAGAGCTAGCAGGTCGGCGGCGAACGACCGCCGGCTCAGGCGCGCTCGCGCTTCAGCCAGCCCCAGACGCTCGTGGCCAAGAAGAGCACCAGGCCGATGACGGCGAGCCAGAGCAGGCCCTTGATCACGAAGCCGATGATGGCCAGCACGAGCCAGATGAAGAGCAGCAGCAGGATGAGGCGGATCATGCCGCCATCCTCGCGCTGACCGGTGAGCCTCGCGACCGCACCGGGCGGCCAACTACCTGACGTCGGCTGGTCGGCGCTGTCACCCTGTCGTGAACCGATCCGCCCGCTCGATGGCACAAAGAGGCGTGACACCCGTGAGATGGCCGGACGCGCCGGGCGCAGAGCTGGACGACGCACTCAGCGACGTCCAGCTGCTGGCCCACGTCCGCGAGGGTGACCGCGGTGCCCTGCACGAGCTGTTCCTGCGGCACGAGGCCTGGGTGGCGGCGCGCGTCCGCCGGCGCTGCGCCGACCCGGACGTCGTCGACGAGGTGGTGCAGGACACGTTCCTCACCGTGTGGCGGTCAGCCGACCGCTACAGCGGCTCCGGGGACGTCGCGGCGTGGATCTGGGGTATCGCGATCCGCACGCTGCTGCACAGACTGCGGCCGCGCAAGTCGGTGCTGCACCGGCTGACCCACCTGCGCACCGAGCACGACCCGTCGGCTGAAGAGGCGGTGCTGGAGCGCCTCGAGCACAGCGACGCCGGCCGGGCGCTCGCGCGCCTGTCGCCCGAGCTGCGGGCGGTCGTGCAGGCCACCGTGCTCGACGGCCTGACCACCCGAGAGGCGGCGACGCTGCTCGGCATCCCGGCCGGCACGGTCAAGAGCCGGATGAGCCGAGCCCGCACCGAGCTGAAGGAGGCTCTCCTGTGACGACCCCGTGGCACGTGCGCAGCGACCAGCTCGCTGACTACCACGACCAGACGAGCGACCCGGTGGTCGCCGCCTCGACCGAGGCGCACCTGCTGCGGTGCGGGCCGTGTCGGGCCGCGCTCGCGCGGCTCGCGGACTCCGGTGAGGCCGCGCGCCGTTGGGAGCGCCTCGCGGACGCGGTCGACCACCCGAGCCGGGGCGGCTCGCGCCTCAGCCGCGTGGCCGTGGGGACGCCACCCCTGATGTGGGCCGCGCTCATCTCCGCGGCCACCTCGGCCGCGCTGCCCGCGGTCGCGAGCGCCGTCCACCAGCCTCGCGCGACCGCACTGCTGCTCGCGCTGGCGCCGCTCATCCCTCTCACAGCGGTCGCCATCGCCTACCGGCACGCCAGCGACCCCGTGGGCGAGATCGCGCTGGCGACACCGTCCGCCGGGCTTCGACTGGTGGCGATGCGAGCCACGGCGGTCGGGCTCGGTGCCCTGCCAGCCGGTGTGCTGAGCGGCTGGCTTTCCGGGCTCTCACCGCACGTGGCGCTGGCGTGGTTGCTGCCGGGGCTCGCGCTGGCCGCGATGGTGCTCGCGAGCGCCACCACGCGGTTCGACCCGCTGGACGTCGCCGCCGGCCTCGGGGCGACGTGGGCCCTGGCCGTGGGCGCCCCCGGGTCGGTGCGGGCCTCCGCGGCCGCGCACCTGGTCGATGTCGTGGCCTCGCCCGCGATGCAGCTCACGGCGGTCGCCGTCGGGCTGGCCGCCGTCGCCGTGACCCTCAGCCGCCGTCAGACCATCGCCTACCGGAGGTCGGCATGACCGTCACGACCGCGGCGTCCGCCATGAGGGCCGAAGGACTCACCAAGTCCTTCGGTGCCACGCGGGCCGTCGACCACCTCTCGCTCACGCTGTCGCCCGGCGTCGTGGGCCTGCTCGGCCCCAACGGCGCGGGCAAGACCACCCTGCTGCGGATGCTGGCCACCGTGCTGGCGCCCGACGACGGCTCGCTGACCCTGCTCGGACGCGACCCGTCGCGGCCGGCCGAGCGGCTCGAGATCCGGCGCCGCTTGGGTTACCTGCCGCAGTCGCCCGCGCTCTACCCGGGCTTCACCGCGTTCGACCTCGTCGACTACGTGGCGTTGCTCAAGGAGCACACCGACGCGACCTGGCGCCGCGAGGAGTGCCGGCGCGTGCTGGAGGCGGTGGGGCTGAGCGACGCGATGCACCGCAAGGTCAAGACGCTGTCGGGTGGGACGCGTCAGCGGGTGGCGCTGGCCACGGCGCTCATCGGCTCGCCGGAGCTGCTCGTGCTCGACGAGCCGGCGACCGGCTTGGACCCCGACCAGCGTTTGCGGCTGCGTTCGGTGCTGTCACGGGCCGCGGCGTCGGCGACCGTCGTCCTCAGCACGCACAACACGGCCGAGGTGGCGGCGCTGTGCCAGGAGGTCTACGTCGTCCTGCACGGTCAGGTGCGCTTCAGAGGCACTCCGGCCGAGCTGGCCGCCGTCGCCGACGGCCAGGTGTGGGTCGATGATCGCGAGGACTCCCAGGCCCTGCGCTGCTGGCAGACCGCGGACGGCACGTTCCGGCACCTGGGCGTCCCGCCGACCGGAGCCGAGGTCATCGAGCCGACGTTGGACGACGGCTACCTGCTCATCGCGCGCGAAGGACGCAGCTCATGAGGTCACTCGTCAGTCCGCAGGCGAGCGCGGCCCTCGCCCTGCTGCGCTTCACCGGCCGTGCCGTGCCCTGGACGCCCCTGCTCGGGAGCGCCGCTGCGCTGGGCGTCGTCGGCGGCGCGGTCGCCGCCTCCGGGGAGCACCCGAGCGAGCTGTACGCCCTCGCAGCGGCCACGGTGGCCGCCGGCGCGCTGGCCGGGCTGCACGATCCTGCGGCGGCGTTGCTGGCCGCCGTGTCGACCGCTCCGGGCCGTCGGCGCCGGCAGCGGGTGGTGCTGCTGGCGCCGGCGACGGCGGTGGTGTGGCTGCTGCTGCTGGCCGCCGCCAGCGGGCCGAGCGAGGCGGCCGCGAGCTGGCCGGTCGCGCCGGTGACGGCGCTCCTGCTGGCCGGCCTCGCCGTCGCCACCTGGGTGCCCCACGAGCGGGCGGTCCCGGCGGCCGTGGGAGTGCCGCTGGTGTGGTTCGTCCTCGACCGGTTCGTCGGCCAGTCCGACGGGGTCGCGGGGTCTGCGGTGTCGGGGTGGACGCTGTCGGCCTGGACGCTGCCTCCGTGGACCGTCGTGGCGGTCGCCGTCGGCGCGCTGCTCGCGGGGTGGCGGCGATGAGCGCGTCGGCTGTTGAGGGCCGCGTGCCGGACCAGGTCGCGGACGGCGTCGCGGACGGCGCCGCGGCTGGCCCGCGCCGCAGGGCGGTGAGGCAGCTCGCGGCCGTGGAGGCACGGCGGATGCTGTGGTCGCCGTGGCTGCTGCTGACGGTCCCGGTCACGTGGCTCGCCGGGCGCACGACGCTGCAGGCGAACTGGTCCGGCGCGGCCTACACCTCCCTGCCGGCGGTCGCCGGACCAGCGCTGTTCGCCGTCTCGGTCGCGGTGGCCGTTGCGTGCGGCCGCGACCGCGCCCCGCTCGCTCAGGACGCCCCGGTGGGTGAGCGTCAACGCCTGACGGCGCGGTTGCTCGGCGGCGGCGTGTTCGTCGTGCTCATGGCGGTCGTCGCCGGGACGACGGCGCTGTGGCTGCGCAGTCGTGGCGGCCTGGACCTCGGGGACGAACCGGGCCGCACGCTGCATGCGCAGCTCACCCTGCCGGAGATCCTGCAGCCG
This window of the Angustibacter sp. Root456 genome carries:
- a CDS encoding ABC transporter ATP-binding protein, producing MTVTTAASAMRAEGLTKSFGATRAVDHLSLTLSPGVVGLLGPNGAGKTTLLRMLATVLAPDDGSLTLLGRDPSRPAERLEIRRRLGYLPQSPALYPGFTAFDLVDYVALLKEHTDATWRREECRRVLEAVGLSDAMHRKVKTLSGGTRQRVALATALIGSPELLVLDEPATGLDPDQRLRLRSVLSRAAASATVVLSTHNTAEVAALCQEVYVVLHGQVRFRGTPAELAAVADGQVWVDDREDSQALRCWQTADGTFRHLGVPPTGAEVIEPTLDDGYLLIAREGRSS
- a CDS encoding nucleotide pyrophosphohydrolase, yielding MATADVDGILATVSDLVEIRNAARAFIAEREWQRFQDPKSVLLALVGEVGELAELFQWLPADTAADAVKEEPLRARVAEELADVLVYLVGLADQCDVDLHAAALSKIAASAAKHPVERSRGVAPSKVAPRPAQDR
- a CDS encoding RNA polymerase sigma factor, yielding MRWPDAPGAELDDALSDVQLLAHVREGDRGALHELFLRHEAWVAARVRRRCADPDVVDEVVQDTFLTVWRSADRYSGSGDVAAWIWGIAIRTLLHRLRPRKSVLHRLTHLRTEHDPSAEEAVLERLEHSDAGRALARLSPELRAVVQATVLDGLTTREAATLLGIPAGTVKSRMSRARTELKEALL
- a CDS encoding DUF2075 domain-containing protein, with product MTLYRQSVRGFSAVEHRLADLLAEQMTIRGGRRPSPGEYRSWERSLPALRADLLAAGLEDVEMLVEYQLPLSSKRADVVLAGRHPVSGGPSYVIVELKQWSTAHAFEDSDSLVQVEQYGHRAVTHPAIQVRAYCDYLLDFTASLEGQQDRVAGAAYLHNATDHGVADLFRRPDDALGRLFTGQRRSEFQEFLASRFTPGVSGAPYADELLASRIAPSRQLLSVAADEVQRREMFVLLDEQRDAYNFVLHAVERAQRSNTKTAVVVSGGPGSGKSVIALSLLGELSRQGRAVVHATGSRSFTHTLRKVAGRRAPAVQKLFQYFNSFITAQPNDLDALILDEAHRIRETSVSRWTRAEHRTGRPQIDELLDAAHVPVFLLDEFQVVRPGEQGTVEEIERHAASKGISVEKIYLDSQFRCGGSAAFIDWTKRLLELEPGGPLVWAGDGRFDVQVVDSPQEMEALLAARNDDGYGARIAAGYCWPWSDPTRDGQLVKDVRIGDWSRPWNLKGDRSVGGAPAAALWATDPAGFGQVGCIYTAQGFEYDYAGVIIGPDLVWRGDHWVSVRSANRDPDFRNRTRVSDADFDRLVRNVYKVLLTRGMRGLVIHSPDAETNRFLESLMVDQS
- a CDS encoding ATP-dependent metallopeptidase FtsH/Yme1/Tma family protein; amino-acid sequence: MSPNESPRAQRSSGPTRPVPARSSRAVALARRSVRRAHGWFERQPRGRRWATVVLLAAVLAGAALIGWGSSSGPDATTVPLSQAVSEIKSGDIAAAKVDDTTARVVLTRTQDAGGSRIQARFPLGYSDTLTDDLIAAGVRTQAASLETSVWESPLLLTLVPVALIIGFLLYVAKSGGLTGGIGKFSGRRGREISEVPSTRFEDVAGAEEALTEMQELVEFLRDGERFTRVGAKPPRGALLVGPPGTGKTLLARAVAGEAGVPFFALAGSDFVETFAGVGAKRVRDLFDAARAAGSAIVFIDEIDAIGRARGSGSVSGADSERENTLIAMLDQMDGFDTAHRIIVLAATNRADVLDPALTRPGRLDRQIQVPAPDRLGRTAILRVHTRGRPVSDDVDLVTIARRTPGMSGAELAQVVNEACMEAARRSTDLVDADCFDSAIATVALGRARTSALVTDFDREVTAWHEAGHTLAALLLPDADDPVQVSIIPRGPAGGVTWMSGNDDIFLTRARALADLRVSLAGRAAEEILLDGEYTQGAHGDLDAATRRAMAMVTKYGMSRLGYVLVDDETVRMGGPVALQVREVAEELLSEAHTDAYALLSEHHELLRRVAVELLDKENLSLRELRTIVDDAAATAFIPRQADPGSPVRT